A window of the Streptomyces sp. NBC_01351 genome harbors these coding sequences:
- a CDS encoding MBL fold metallo-hydrolase, with protein sequence MPANTPADAPTDAPLGRTATYTILTTGYTLSTGPGVAATVSYVSDGDRHVIVDPGMVASRDRILGPLAELGLGPDDITDVILSHHHPDNTMNVGLFGQARVHDHKAIYEADQWTDRDAEGYELTPSLRLIRTPGHSPEDITLLAGTGTGTVAFVGDLWWRPNGPVDDPVAPDHDVLRTSRLRVLAATDVIVPGHGPAFPADETAPL encoded by the coding sequence ATGCCGGCGAACACCCCCGCGGACGCCCCCACGGACGCACCGCTCGGCCGCACCGCCACCTACACGATCCTGACCACCGGCTACACCCTCTCCACCGGCCCCGGAGTCGCCGCCACCGTCTCCTACGTCTCCGACGGCGACCGGCACGTGATCGTCGACCCCGGCATGGTGGCGAGCCGCGACCGCATCCTCGGCCCGCTCGCGGAACTCGGCCTCGGCCCCGACGACATCACCGACGTCATCCTCAGCCACCACCACCCGGACAACACCATGAACGTGGGCCTCTTCGGGCAGGCCCGGGTCCACGACCACAAGGCCATCTACGAGGCCGACCAGTGGACCGACCGCGACGCGGAGGGCTACGAACTCACCCCTTCCCTCCGCCTGATCCGCACCCCGGGGCACAGCCCCGAGGACATCACCCTCCTCGCCGGGACGGGCACGGGCACCGTCGCCTTCGTGGGCGACCTGTGGTGGCGTCCCAACGGCCCGGTCGACGACCCGGTCGCCCCGGACCACGACGTCCTGCGCACCTCCCGCCTCCGGGTGCTGGCCGCCACGGACGTGATCGTCCCCGGCCACGGCCCCGCCTTCCCGGCCGACGAAACGGCGCCGCTGTAG
- a CDS encoding macro domain-containing protein: MQPLRIIAGDATSPQAKGPKVIAHVCNDIGGWGKGFVLAVSKRWPEPEAAFRAWHRGRSGNDFGLGAVQLVRVKPDVWVANMVGQRGIRTGSGGPPIRYDAVERCLGALAGHAVELGASVHMPRIGCGLAGGKWSRIEPLIEEQLCARDVEVTVYDHG, from the coding sequence ATGCAGCCGCTCAGGATCATCGCCGGAGACGCCACAAGCCCGCAGGCCAAGGGGCCCAAGGTCATCGCGCACGTGTGCAATGACATCGGCGGGTGGGGGAAGGGGTTCGTGCTGGCCGTTTCGAAGCGGTGGCCCGAGCCCGAGGCTGCGTTCCGGGCGTGGCATCGGGGGCGCAGTGGGAACGATTTCGGGCTGGGGGCCGTGCAGTTGGTGCGGGTCAAGCCCGATGTGTGGGTCGCCAACATGGTCGGACAGCGCGGGATACGGACCGGCAGCGGCGGGCCGCCGATACGTTACGACGCGGTGGAGCGCTGCCTCGGTGCGCTGGCCGGGCATGCCGTCGAGCTCGGGGCCAGTGTGCACATGCCGCGCATCGGGTGCGGGCTCGCCGGCGGCAAGTGGTCGCGCATCGAGCCGCTGATCGAAGAGCAGTTGTGTGCGCGCGACGTCGAGGTGACGGTCTACGACCACGGCTAG
- a CDS encoding alpha/beta hydrolase → MTTSSPSLSPTPARTRFEGDADRVAVIVPGVGYSPAHPLLDYARLVLLQHGWTVQQLWWRIPGEFRGFTAAERSEWVEAQVAAAVDAEGGSCRLLVGKSLGSLAAGFAADRNLPAAWLTPLLTSPRVADALTRTKAPTLLVGGTADALWDARVAGELPHRVVEIPSADHALLIPGDAVRSAGVLQRVTAELDTFVRAVG, encoded by the coding sequence ATGACGACGTCCTCGCCCTCCCTCTCACCCACGCCCGCCCGTACACGCTTCGAGGGTGACGCCGACCGCGTCGCGGTCATCGTCCCGGGCGTCGGCTACTCGCCGGCGCACCCTCTGCTCGACTACGCACGGCTGGTGTTGCTCCAGCACGGTTGGACCGTCCAGCAGTTGTGGTGGCGGATCCCGGGGGAGTTCCGCGGGTTCACCGCCGCGGAGCGGTCGGAGTGGGTGGAGGCGCAGGTCGCGGCGGCGGTCGACGCGGAAGGCGGTTCCTGTCGCCTGCTCGTCGGCAAGTCGCTGGGTTCCCTCGCCGCCGGTTTCGCCGCCGACCGGAACCTTCCGGCGGCGTGGCTCACCCCACTGCTCACCTCGCCCCGCGTGGCGGACGCCCTGACCCGCACCAAGGCCCCGACCCTCCTGGTCGGCGGCACGGCCGACGCCCTCTGGGACGCCCGGGTCGCGGGTGAACTCCCGCACCGCGTAGTGGAGATCCCGTCGGCGGACCACGCGCTCCTCATCCCGGGCGACGCAGTCCGGTCGGCGGGGGTGCTGCAGCGGGTGACGGCCGAACTGGACACGTTCGTGAGGGCGGTGGGGTAG
- a CDS encoding TetR/AcrR family transcriptional regulator yields the protein MPGRPRGIDDAAILHAAVGVMGRTGPARLTLAAVAKEVGLVPATLSQRFGSKRGLLLALSERGVDEIGRLHAHVRAEHASPLEALAALTGGAWSAVVTPEEFANHMAFLCSDLADPEFHRLALAAEQAQQAAVRSLLAEAVAAGELRPDTDTAGLARAVRQATTGASVLWAVDREGTLTGRRLDALAATLHPHRPKETPQ from the coding sequence GTGCCCGGTCGCCCGCGCGGTATCGACGACGCCGCGATCCTTCACGCCGCCGTCGGCGTCATGGGCCGCACCGGCCCCGCTCGGCTGACGCTGGCCGCCGTCGCCAAGGAGGTCGGGCTGGTGCCGGCCACCCTGTCGCAGCGGTTCGGGTCCAAGCGCGGGTTGCTGCTGGCCCTGTCGGAGCGGGGCGTGGACGAGATCGGGCGCCTCCACGCGCACGTCCGGGCGGAGCACGCCTCGCCGCTGGAGGCGCTCGCCGCGCTGACCGGCGGGGCGTGGAGCGCGGTGGTGACGCCGGAGGAGTTCGCCAACCACATGGCGTTCCTGTGCTCCGACCTCGCCGACCCGGAGTTCCACCGCCTGGCCCTCGCCGCCGAGCAGGCCCAGCAGGCGGCCGTGCGCTCCCTGCTGGCCGAGGCCGTCGCGGCCGGGGAGCTGCGCCCGGACACCGACACCGCCGGGCTCGCCCGCGCCGTCCGGCAGGCAACCACCGGGGCCTCGGTGCTGTGGGCGGTGGACCGGGAGGGGACCCTCACCGGGCGCCGGCTCGACGCACTCGCAGCCACCCTGCACCCCCACCGACCGAAGGAGACCCCCCAGTGA
- a CDS encoding dihydrofolate reductase family protein: MSSTSSVSGTTTPSGRAFRTAVTIGVSLDGFIARTDGDIEWLTSYAEEEVGDTGYTEFMAGIDTLAMGRNTYEKVLTFGFWPYEGKRVAVLSTTLTSDDERITVYRSLDELLAGLTAAGAKSVYVDGGKVVQTFLREGLLDELTITTAPVLIGTGIPLFGELAGRDVKLTLASTRVLGAGFTQATYTV, from the coding sequence GTGAGCAGCACGAGCAGCGTGAGCGGCACGACGACCCCGTCCGGGCGGGCGTTCCGTACCGCCGTCACGATCGGGGTCAGCCTCGACGGGTTCATCGCCCGCACCGACGGCGACATCGAATGGCTGACCTCGTACGCCGAGGAGGAGGTCGGGGACACCGGCTACACCGAGTTCATGGCCGGGATCGACACCCTCGCCATGGGCCGGAACACCTACGAGAAGGTGCTGACCTTCGGCTTCTGGCCGTACGAGGGCAAGCGCGTGGCCGTCCTGAGCACCACGCTGACCAGCGACGACGAGCGGATCACCGTGTACCGCTCCCTCGACGAGCTGCTGGCCGGCCTGACCGCCGCAGGGGCGAAGAGCGTGTACGTGGACGGCGGCAAGGTCGTGCAGACCTTCCTCCGCGAGGGCCTGCTGGACGAGCTGACGATCACCACCGCGCCCGTCCTCATCGGCACGGGCATCCCCCTGTTCGGGGAGCTCGCCGGCCGGGACGTGAAGCTGACCCTCGCTTCGACCAGGGTCCTGGGCGCCGGCTTCACGCAGGCCACGTACACGGTCTGA
- a CDS encoding pyridoxal phosphate-dependent aminotransferase: MQVIQSTKLANVCYEIRGPVLEEAMRLEAAGHRILKLNTGNPAAFGFECPPEILEDMLRNLGTAHGYGDAKGLLSARRAVMQHYQTKGIALDVEDIYLGNGVSELIQMSMQALLDDGDEVLVPAPDYPLWTASVSLAGGTAVHYRCDEQSDWMPDLADIERKITDRTRAIVIINPNNPTGAVYDDEMLRGLTDIARRHNLVVCSDEIYDRILYDGTTHTNTAAIAPDLLCLTFNGLSKNYRVAGYRAGWMAVCGPKKNASSYIEGLTILANMRLCANMPSQHAIATALGGRQSIEDLVLPGGRILEQRDVAYDLLTQIPGVTCVKPKGALYAFPRLDPSVYKIKDDRQMVLDLLRAEKIMVVHGTGFNWPEPDHFRIVTLPNAKDLADAVTRIGKFLDGYSQP, from the coding sequence ATGCAGGTGATCCAGTCAACGAAACTCGCCAATGTCTGCTACGAGATCCGCGGACCCGTCCTCGAAGAGGCGATGCGGCTCGAAGCAGCAGGTCATCGCATCCTCAAGCTCAACACCGGCAACCCCGCGGCCTTCGGCTTCGAGTGCCCGCCGGAGATCCTTGAGGACATGCTCCGCAACCTGGGCACCGCCCACGGCTACGGGGACGCGAAGGGGCTGCTCTCCGCGCGCCGCGCGGTCATGCAGCACTACCAGACCAAGGGCATCGCGCTGGACGTCGAGGACATCTACCTCGGCAACGGGGTCTCCGAGCTGATCCAGATGTCGATGCAGGCGCTGCTCGACGACGGCGACGAGGTGCTCGTCCCGGCTCCGGACTACCCGCTCTGGACGGCCTCCGTGAGCCTCGCCGGCGGCACGGCCGTGCACTACCGCTGCGACGAGCAGTCCGACTGGATGCCGGACCTCGCCGACATCGAGCGCAAGATCACCGACCGCACCCGCGCGATCGTGATCATCAACCCGAACAACCCGACCGGCGCCGTCTACGACGACGAGATGCTGCGCGGGCTCACGGACATCGCGCGCCGCCACAACCTGGTCGTCTGCTCGGACGAGATCTACGACCGGATCCTCTACGACGGAACCACGCACACCAACACCGCCGCCATCGCGCCGGACCTGCTGTGCCTCACCTTCAACGGGCTCTCGAAGAACTACCGCGTCGCCGGCTACCGGGCCGGCTGGATGGCGGTCTGCGGCCCGAAGAAGAACGCCTCCTCGTACATCGAGGGCCTCACGATCCTGGCGAACATGCGCCTGTGCGCGAACATGCCCTCGCAGCACGCCATCGCCACCGCCCTGGGCGGCCGGCAGTCGATCGAGGACCTGGTGCTGCCGGGCGGGCGGATCCTGGAGCAGCGCGACGTCGCGTACGACCTGCTCACCCAGATCCCGGGCGTCACCTGCGTGAAGCCGAAGGGTGCGCTGTACGCCTTCCCGCGGCTGGACCCGTCGGTCTACAAGATCAAGGACGACCGGCAGATGGTCCTGGACCTGCTGCGGGCCGAGAAGATCATGGTCGTGCACGGTACGGGCTTCAACTGGCCCGAGCCCGACCACTTCCGGATCGTGACCCTGCCGAACGCGAAGGACCTGGCCGACGCGGTGACCCGGATCGGGAAGTTCCTCGACGGCTACAGCCAGCCGTAG
- a CDS encoding SCO4983 family protein encodes MYEPIRTKSVVHRMGAAAGNDFPHRSRGEALDIQLAGHLAALLAVTDELGLTESAREIAAQVTRLRGAAPARAPQAAEAGDAAALHQRAHDLAARTLLVAASRADTTVAILAAKHMDAHTAAIESLNLAGTP; translated from the coding sequence ATGTACGAGCCGATCCGCACGAAGTCGGTCGTCCACCGCATGGGCGCCGCCGCGGGCAACGACTTCCCGCACCGCAGCCGCGGCGAGGCGCTGGACATCCAGCTCGCCGGGCACCTGGCGGCGCTGCTCGCCGTGACGGACGAGCTCGGGCTCACCGAGAGCGCCCGCGAGATCGCCGCCCAGGTCACGCGGCTGCGCGGTGCCGCACCCGCCCGGGCCCCGCAGGCCGCCGAGGCCGGGGACGCCGCGGCCCTGCACCAGCGCGCGCACGACCTCGCCGCCCGCACCCTGCTCGTCGCCGCGTCCCGCGCCGACACCACCGTGGCGATCCTCGCCGCCAAGCACATGGACGCCCACACCGCCGCCATCGAGTCCCTGAACCTGGCCGGCACCCCCTGA
- a CDS encoding DNA polymerase III subunit beta family protein: protein MRSIGEMARDSGLGVSALRFYDGAGLLVPAWVDPVSGYRWYGPEQLEESRLLARLRRAGMPLADIRLVLAGWSGADTDLVRTLLQAHLRRLETGLADARVEFSTIRALLERRENPMTSLRTTPLTTTLRSTVSARELAEALDAVRFAASADPELPMLGGILFDIEGDELRVVATDRYRLAVARAGATGHDGPRVQVIVPSPLADAMRALLSDGATAVPTVVLTVEGDRVALEAGDRQTAGRHLDHDFPDYRRLVRLPAGRRALVDVAAFREALRTGPVRESEAGEQDGVSRDLSVLGVTADGVVTVCGEDEDAGQDHVAVNREYLLDALGAAGQDRLVLEFGSPTAPLAIRRTDTEDAFSLLMPVRLEN from the coding sequence ATGCGCAGTATCGGCGAGATGGCCCGGGACAGCGGGCTGGGCGTGAGCGCCCTGCGGTTCTACGACGGCGCGGGCCTACTGGTCCCGGCCTGGGTGGATCCCGTGAGCGGCTACCGCTGGTACGGCCCCGAGCAGCTGGAGGAGTCCCGGTTGCTGGCCCGGCTGCGGCGGGCGGGCATGCCGTTGGCGGACATCCGGCTGGTACTGGCCGGCTGGTCCGGTGCGGACACCGATCTGGTGCGCACCCTGCTCCAGGCGCACCTGCGCCGTCTCGAAACGGGGCTGGCCGATGCCCGCGTCGAGTTCTCCACGATCCGAGCACTACTCGAACGCAGGGAGAACCCCATGACCTCGCTCCGCACCACGCCCCTCACCACGACCCTCCGATCGACCGTCTCCGCACGCGAGCTGGCCGAGGCACTGGACGCCGTCCGGTTCGCCGCCAGTGCCGACCCCGAGCTGCCGATGCTCGGCGGGATCCTGTTCGACATCGAGGGGGACGAGCTCCGTGTCGTGGCCACCGACCGGTACCGGCTGGCCGTCGCACGCGCCGGTGCCACCGGGCACGACGGGCCCCGGGTGCAGGTCATCGTCCCGTCCCCGCTCGCCGACGCGATGCGTGCACTGCTGAGTGACGGCGCGACCGCGGTCCCCACCGTGGTTCTCACCGTGGAGGGTGACCGGGTGGCCTTGGAGGCGGGGGATCGACAGACGGCCGGCCGGCACCTCGACCACGACTTCCCCGACTACCGTCGCCTCGTCCGGCTGCCGGCGGGGCGCCGGGCCCTCGTCGACGTCGCGGCCTTCCGGGAGGCGCTGCGGACCGGCCCCGTCCGTGAGAGCGAGGCGGGCGAGCAGGACGGCGTGTCCCGTGACCTCAGCGTGCTCGGGGTGACGGCCGACGGCGTGGTGACGGTCTGCGGGGAAGACGAGGACGCGGGTCAGGACCACGTGGCCGTCAATCGTGAGTACCTGCTCGACGCCCTGGGGGCAGCGGGCCAGGACCGGCTGGTTCTGGAGTTCGGCTCTCCCACGGCGCCCCTGGCGATCCGCAGGACCGACACCGAGGACGCGTTCTCGCTCCTGATGCCGGTGCGCCTGGAGAACTGA
- a CDS encoding substrate-binding domain-containing protein, translated as MRRILGIVLGLLLIGGVAAVVLLKGQDPESTATKTVRGVIGSEKSDFFRDPDVVKALKEKGYTVKAESSGSWAMDQLALKEYDFAFPSSSEPAKEVAAAAGVQGAQETKPFFSPVVVIARPNAAKILGDAGLVKMTGTNTGTLLMGPYLKAASEDRNWQQLAGASAHPELTGRVFIKTTDPATSNSGALFLALASNVANGNNIVDDDAAVERTAPLMRKLISVQGSLEPSTDGPFRAFISGSGEPLILAYESQVASMLLQRQDPGEMVVLYPDTTVNTAHTFVPLNENARDLGTLLTTDPRLRELVMQRGFRPQQGLAEFTAVTAPHSAYLNPGLTGIRQVNTPTVKILMALAQRAKG; from the coding sequence GTGAGACGCATCCTAGGAATCGTCCTGGGCCTCCTCCTGATCGGCGGCGTCGCAGCCGTCGTCCTCCTCAAGGGGCAGGACCCGGAATCCACGGCAACGAAGACCGTGCGTGGCGTCATCGGCTCGGAGAAGTCCGACTTCTTCCGCGACCCGGACGTCGTCAAGGCCCTGAAGGAAAAGGGCTACACCGTGAAGGCGGAGTCCTCCGGCTCCTGGGCGATGGACCAACTCGCCCTCAAGGAGTACGACTTCGCCTTCCCCAGCAGCAGCGAGCCCGCCAAGGAGGTCGCGGCCGCCGCAGGGGTCCAAGGCGCCCAGGAGACCAAGCCCTTCTTCTCCCCCGTCGTCGTCATCGCCCGCCCCAACGCCGCCAAGATCCTCGGCGACGCCGGCCTCGTGAAGATGACGGGCACGAACACCGGGACCCTGCTCATGGGCCCCTACCTCAAGGCCGCCTCGGAGGACCGCAACTGGCAGCAGCTGGCCGGGGCCTCCGCCCACCCCGAACTGACCGGCAGGGTGTTCATCAAGACCACCGACCCGGCCACCTCCAACTCCGGCGCGCTCTTCCTCGCCCTCGCCTCCAACGTCGCCAACGGCAACAACATCGTCGACGACGACGCCGCGGTCGAGCGCACCGCGCCCCTGATGCGCAAGCTGATCTCCGTCCAGGGCTCCCTGGAGCCCAGCACCGACGGCCCGTTCCGCGCGTTCATCAGCGGCAGCGGCGAGCCCCTGATCCTGGCGTACGAGTCCCAGGTGGCCTCCATGCTGCTCCAGCGGCAGGACCCGGGCGAGATGGTCGTGCTCTACCCGGACACCACCGTCAACACGGCGCACACCTTCGTCCCGCTGAACGAGAACGCCCGCGACCTCGGCACCCTCCTCACCACGGACCCCCGGCTGCGCGAGCTGGTCATGCAGCGCGGGTTCCGCCCGCAGCAGGGCCTGGCCGAGTTCACCGCCGTCACCGCCCCGCACTCCGCCTACCTCAACCCGGGCCTGACCGGCATCCGCCAGGTGAACACGCCCACCGTGAAGATCCTGATGGCGCTGGCCCAGCGCGCCAAGGGCTAA
- a CDS encoding toxic anion resistance protein, translated as MTLTPPEGGTFVLSPPEPVAPVRPEQASGLVPLQDGVREEMARRAEEYIGRLAGIDTRSPEFATKIGEIAGLGTADIRSAAQQSNRMLERAVRSLGSDGGGDAQARVAGSLVELRRTVEDLDPRDAPAKGFGKLLSKLPGGNKFRDHVAKYASSQATLNRIVGALRGGQDELRRDNAALHTERARLWETMGKLQEYAVLTEALDTAVGQRIAEVAAAGDAPAADAMRADVLFPVRQKHQDLLTQLAVCAQGYLAMDVVRRNNDELIKGVDRAATTTVSALRIAVMLASALDHQKKVIEQVNALRGTTEELIRGNAEMLSSQSGEIQRIAADPAVGAETLRAAFGQIYKTLDAIDTFKVQATESMAATVESLTDELRTASEYLARTRTASALEGGGR; from the coding sequence ATGACACTGACACCACCAGAGGGCGGCACGTTCGTCCTCAGCCCTCCCGAGCCCGTCGCACCCGTCCGCCCCGAGCAGGCGTCCGGCCTGGTCCCGCTCCAGGACGGCGTGCGCGAGGAGATGGCCCGCCGCGCCGAGGAGTACATCGGCCGGCTCGCCGGGATCGACACCCGCTCCCCCGAGTTCGCGACGAAGATCGGCGAGATCGCCGGGCTCGGTACGGCCGACATTCGCAGCGCCGCCCAGCAGTCCAACCGAATGCTGGAGCGGGCCGTGCGTTCCCTCGGCTCGGACGGCGGCGGGGACGCCCAGGCCCGCGTCGCCGGCTCGCTCGTCGAACTGCGGCGCACCGTCGAGGACCTCGATCCGCGGGACGCTCCCGCCAAGGGGTTCGGCAAGCTGCTCTCGAAGCTGCCGGGCGGCAACAAGTTCCGCGACCACGTGGCGAAGTACGCCTCCTCCCAGGCCACCCTGAACCGGATCGTCGGCGCGCTGCGCGGCGGGCAGGACGAGCTGCGCCGCGACAACGCGGCGCTGCACACCGAGCGGGCCCGGCTGTGGGAGACGATGGGCAAGCTCCAGGAGTACGCGGTCCTCACCGAGGCGCTGGACACGGCCGTCGGACAGCGGATCGCGGAGGTGGCGGCGGCGGGCGACGCGCCGGCCGCCGACGCGATGCGGGCGGACGTGCTGTTCCCGGTGCGGCAGAAGCACCAGGACCTGCTGACGCAGCTCGCGGTGTGCGCGCAGGGGTACCTGGCGATGGATGTCGTACGGAGGAACAACGACGAGCTGATCAAGGGCGTCGACCGGGCCGCGACGACGACGGTGTCGGCGCTGCGGATCGCGGTGATGCTGGCGTCGGCCCTCGACCACCAGAAGAAGGTGATCGAGCAGGTCAACGCGCTCAGGGGGACGACCGAGGAGCTGATCCGAGGGAACGCGGAGATGCTGTCCTCGCAGAGCGGGGAGATCCAGCGGATCGCCGCCGATCCGGCGGTGGGCGCGGAGACCCTGCGGGCGGCCTTCGGGCAGATCTACAAGACGCTCGACGCGATCGACACGTTCAAGGTGCAGGCGACGGAGAGCATGGCGGCGACGGTGGAGTCCCTGACGGACGAGTTGCGGACGGCGTCGGAGTACTTGGCGCGGACGCGGACGGCCAGTGCCCTTGAGGGGGGTGGCCGGTGA